From the Trueperaceae bacterium genome, the window CAGGGTCGAGGTGAACGCCTCGTTCAGCACGACGTCGATGCCCATCGCCTCGACGCCCGCCTCCAGGCCGGCCGCGCCGGGCGTGCCGAACGCGCCGTCCTCGTGCAGCACGGCCACGCTGGAGACGCCGAGGTCCCCGAGGAAGCCGAACGTCGCCTCGACGTTCTGGTAGTCCCACGGGTGGACGTGGAAGAACCAGTCCTCCTGGCCGATGAGCTCCTCGATGCCGTCGAAGTCGTCGTTGCCGATGCCGGACGACGCGCCGCCGATCCACGACACGATCGGCTGGAAGGTGCGGAACGACTCGATGAGCGCGAGCGTCACGCCCGACGAGTAGCCGCCGGCGATGAACTCCACACCGTCCTCGGTCATCAGCTTCTCGAAGGCGGCGACCGCGGTGGCCGGGTCGGCCCTCGTGTCCTCGACGATCAGCTCCAGCGGCTGGCCGAGGACGCCGCCGGCGGCGTTGATCTCCTCGAGCGCGAGCTGGAAGCCGCGGAGCTGCGCCTGGCCGGTGCCGGCGGCGGCGCCGGTGAGCGGCGACAGCACGCCGATCCTGACCTGGGCGAAGCCCAGGCCGACCAGGCTTAGTAGGGCGATTGCCAAAGCTCTCTTCATCTCTCCTCCTACGGGCTAGACGTGCGTGTGTCCGGTCGCTGCCACGGCTCTCAGCTCATGCCTGCCCCCCAGTCCCGCGCGCGTGCCCCTCGCGGCCGGGCGGGCGAGCCTCGGGTCCGGGGGAGGCGTCCGGCGCCGCCAGCTCGGCGAGCCGCGTCTTGAGGACCTTGCCGGCGCCGCTCTTAGGCAGCTCGGCGAGGAAGGCGATGCGCTTGGGCACCTTGTAGCGGGCGAGGCGCGGCGCGAGGAACTCCCTGAGCTGGTCCGCGGTGAGGTCGCGCCCCGGCTTGAGTACGACGCAGGCGAGCCCGACCTCGCCCCAGCGCTCGTCCGGCACGCCCACGACCGCGCACTCGGCCACGGCGTCGTGGTCGTAGATCGCGGCCTCCACCTCGGCCGGGTAGACGTTCTCGCCGCCCGAGATGAACATCTCCTTGCGGCGACCGACGATGTTGAACACGCCCTCGTCGTCGACGACGGCGAGGTCGCCCGTCCACAGCCAGCCGTCCCTGAGCGCCTCGCGGGTCGCCTCCTCGCGCTCGAAGTAGCCGGCGAAGACGTGCGGCCCGCGGAGCGTGAGCTCACCGGTCTCGTTCGGCTCGCAGGGGGTGCCGTCGGGGCGGCGGACGACGGCCTCGCCGTGGAGCATCGGCTTGCCGACGGAGTGCGGCTTCCTGTCGGCCACCTCCTGCGTGGTCGC encodes:
- a CDS encoding ABC transporter substrate-binding protein produces the protein MKRALAIALLSLVGLGFAQVRIGVLSPLTGAAAGTGQAQLRGFQLALEEINAAGGVLGQPLELIVEDTRADPATAVAAFEKLMTEDGVEFIAGGYSSGVTLALIESFRTFQPIVSWIGGASSGIGNDDFDGIEELIGQEDWFFHVHPWDYQNVEATFGFLGDLGVSSVAVLHEDGAFGTPGAAGLEAGVEAMGIDVVLNEAFTSTLAGGTGDFRAALSKVGAANPDMLYWIGYDSDAQPLSSQLKELGVAPAYVFGAPPGWPTGIDTAPEMECVMGLIGYLPNLPNPEAVAFANAYRAMHGADPDNYMAALAYAQLWSYADAINAAGTTDQAAVIAQLEAGTFRSPMGEWRFKPSVQAKHQGFGSDMWLVFQFQDGRREIVWPADRATAPLAACR